The Granulicella sp. 5B5 nucleotide sequence GCACAAATGTCTTAAAGCCGGGCGCCGTCACCTGGACCGTGTAGCTGCCCACCGGCAGATACTGCAGGTTGTACGCGCCTCCCGCATCCGACACCACACTGCGCGTGTATCCTGTCGCGGAGTTCGTGGCCTTCACCATTGCATTGGGCACAAAAGCCCCTTGCTGGTCGGTCACGGTACCTGCAATCGCGCCTGTAATCTGCTGCGCCTGCGAGCTCTGCCCGCACATCATGGACAGCGCGACCAGCACGGCGGCAAACAGCCACCCGCGTGCCGTCAGCCAGCCGCCCGTGCGCTTCTCGCCGCGGAATCCCTGGAAGAAAATATTGTCATTGTTCGAGGTTAGAATCATTTGTTGCCTACAGCCTCCGTTAGAGCGAATGTTGCATTTGTTTGAGCTTCGTTTTTTTCTTAACTTTGCGAGCGTCAGAAAAAATACGCGCCAGCAACCTGACCAGTCAAGGGAGATCTTGCACAGGTATGCCTGTCGTCACCGCATCCGCGGTTTCATTTCGTCGCAATCCGGTGCATACAGCGCCGAATTTGCAGGACAATCGTTCGTCTTTACGTCAAGAACTCATACACAACAAAGGCCATCTGGAGCCCATCCTTCAGAAGCACCCACCTCAAGCCGGGCATAGCAAACGTCAAGCTGCCTGACAGGTTTCGCATCCGCGCTGCAATGTTGCGGCTATGTATTTAATCGTAACCACCACCGTGATCGCACTCAGCCCACCTGCAGATAGCGAAACGGCCGTATCCCGGCGCTCTTCCAGAAGTACATCAGGATAATCACGCTCGCTGCCGCCGCATACGCGCACCACACCGACGTACCCGCATAGCGTTTCACCGCCATCACCACCAGCAATATCCCCAGGTTCGCCGCCCCGAACGCCACCATCACCGGCACCTTCGACAGGAACAGCGAGCCACATGTCGCAATCACATACAGCACCGCCACCCATGTGTGATTGGTCGCATAGTTCACATACACAATGCTGTGCTGCTCCACCGAAACCTGCAGTGGATACGCCGCCAACCCCCACAGCATATACAGCGTCAACAACCCGCCCAGCACTACCAGCGGCATCATCGCCCTGCGCCGCGCGCGAGTCTCTTCAAACAGCATCACGCTCAACGGCATCAGAAACGGCAGCAGGCCTTGCGCATACAGCACAAACGCCGCGCCCATATCGTGCACCACCTGTTGCGACAGGTAACCATCCAGCCCCAGCCACACGAACCCCTCAATAAACTGGTGCAGCGCAAACAGCGTTGGCAGCGAAGCAAACAGAAGCTCCCGCCTGTGCTTCACCTGGGTCAGCGTTACCACGCCCACCGCGCCAAGCACACCGCTGCCCACAAAGTTCGCCGTCGCCGAAAAACACA carries:
- a CDS encoding DUF6629 family protein, giving the protein MCFSATANFVGSGVLGAVGVVTLTQVKHRRELLFASLPTLFALHQFIEGFVWLGLDGYLSQQVVHDMGAAFVLYAQGLLPFLMPLSVMLFEETRARRRAMMPLVVLGGLLTLYMLWGLAAYPLQVSVEQHSIVYVNYATNHTWVAVLYVIATCGSLFLSKVPVMVAFGAANLGILLVVMAVKRYAGTSVWCAYAAAASVIILMYFWKSAGIRPFRYLQVG